Proteins encoded in a region of the Mesoflavibacter profundi genome:
- a CDS encoding quinol:cytochrome C oxidoreductase, giving the protein MYTFSNRLKIFAGILIVLGLLGVAYGFMSSHKSLDEVKEMIAAEASHGGHGDSHETDAHDVSNAHSTDAHHAETATNDHHANVGHDDAHAEHVMHQIHNRPYSALYVAAFFFMMIALGVLAFYAIQFAAQAGWSPLLFRVMEGITYYLLPGAIIVLAIALFAGDHIFVWMNPDMVNPESEHYDKLVDGKSGWLNSTGFLIRGVIFIAGWSIYRFFARKFSLAQDEAQAGDNSNFKKSFRIAAGFLVFFIYSESMMSWDWIMSVDPHWFSTLFGWYVFASMFVSGITVIALITIYLKSKGLLPEVNDSHIHDLAKFMFGISIFWTYLWFSQFMLIWYSNIPEEVTYFVTRIEDYRLPFFGMVAMNFLFPLLLLMNSDYKRIPWFVVMAGIVILAGHYLDIFNMIMPATVGDRWFIGVPEISAILLFAGLFILFVFYAISKAPLKAKGNPFVKESEHFHY; this is encoded by the coding sequence ATGTACACATTTTCAAATAGACTAAAGATTTTTGCTGGTATCTTAATTGTTTTAGGACTTTTAGGAGTTGCTTATGGTTTTATGAGTTCTCATAAATCATTAGACGAAGTAAAAGAAATGATAGCAGCAGAAGCAAGTCATGGTGGACATGGCGATAGTCATGAAACAGATGCTCATGATGTTTCTAACGCACACTCAACAGATGCACATCATGCTGAAACTGCAACAAACGATCATCATGCAAATGTTGGTCATGATGATGCGCATGCAGAGCATGTAATGCATCAAATACATAATAGACCATATTCTGCATTATATGTAGCAGCATTCTTTTTTATGATGATTGCTTTAGGTGTATTAGCTTTTTATGCAATACAATTTGCAGCACAAGCTGGTTGGTCTCCATTGTTATTCAGAGTAATGGAAGGAATAACATATTATTTATTACCAGGTGCAATCATAGTTTTAGCTATAGCTTTATTCGCAGGAGATCACATTTTTGTTTGGATGAATCCAGATATGGTTAACCCAGAAAGTGAACACTATGATAAGTTAGTAGACGGAAAATCAGGTTGGTTAAATTCAACTGGGTTTTTAATAAGAGGAGTTATTTTTATAGCTGGATGGAGTATTTACCGTTTCTTCGCTCGCAAATTTTCTTTAGCACAAGACGAAGCTCAAGCTGGAGATAATAGTAACTTTAAAAAATCTTTTCGTATAGCTGCTGGATTCTTAGTATTCTTTATTTACTCAGAATCTATGATGTCATGGGATTGGATAATGAGTGTTGATCCTCACTGGTTCTCAACATTATTTGGTTGGTACGTTTTTGCTAGTATGTTTGTAAGTGGTATTACAGTTATTGCTTTAATAACTATCTATTTAAAATCAAAAGGATTACTTCCAGAAGTAAATGATAGTCATATCCATGATTTAGCTAAATTCATGTTTGGTATCAGTATCTTTTGGACATACTTATGGTTCTCTCAATTCATGTTAATCTGGTATTCTAACATACCTGAAGAAGTAACTTACTTCGTTACTAGAATTGAAGATTATAGATTACCATTCTTCGGTATGGTTGCAATGAATTTCTTATTCCCATTATTACTATTAATGAATAGCGATTATAAGAGAATTCCTTGGTTTGTTGTTATGGCAGGTATAGTGATTTTAGCAGGACATTATTTAGATATATTCAATATGATAATGCCAGCTACAGTAGGTGACAGATGGTTTATAGGAGTTCCAGAAATTAGTGCAATATTATTATTTGCTGGATTGTTTATACTATTTGTATTCTATGCAATTTCAAAAGCACCATTAAAAGCGAAAGGAAATCCTTTTGTAAAAGAAAGTGAACATTTCCATTATTAA
- a CDS encoding cytochrome c oxidase subunit II, translating into MTALLSILVLVFIFVAIWQMVKIFDLTQTGKSNVNNQIANDNDNKVNGYLMIGFLIFIYVITIVCLIKYGDLPLLSNSASEHGPSVDRLMIISLLVIFFVQTITQFLLHYFAFKYRGQKGRKALFFADNNKLEAIWTIIPVIVLAGLIIQGLFTWTSIMNVDEESDPMVVELYAQQFNWKARYAGQDNALGKANVRLIDLDKANILGVDESDPNAKDDVIVTELHLPVGKPVLFKMRSQDVLHSAYMPHFRAQMNCVPGMITQFSFTPTKTTEEMRELPEIKDKVANINKIRTQNSQELIAKGEEALEPYEFDFLLLCNKICGTSHYNMQMKIVVETQEEFDAWMKEQKVFENSLNL; encoded by the coding sequence ATGACGGCTTTATTATCAATTTTAGTTTTAGTATTTATCTTTGTTGCCATTTGGCAAATGGTTAAAATATTTGATTTAACTCAAACAGGAAAATCAAATGTAAATAACCAAATCGCTAATGATAACGACAACAAAGTAAACGGTTATCTAATGATAGGATTTTTAATCTTCATCTATGTAATAACTATAGTATGTCTTATAAAATATGGAGATTTACCATTATTATCTAACTCTGCTTCAGAACATGGACCAAGTGTAGATCGATTAATGATAATTTCACTTTTAGTAATTTTCTTTGTTCAAACTATAACTCAGTTTCTTTTACACTACTTCGCATTTAAATACCGTGGTCAAAAAGGGAGAAAAGCTTTATTCTTTGCAGATAATAATAAATTAGAAGCAATTTGGACAATTATTCCAGTAATCGTTTTAGCAGGATTAATAATTCAAGGTTTATTCACTTGGACAAGTATTATGAACGTTGATGAAGAGTCTGATCCAATGGTTGTTGAACTTTACGCTCAACAATTTAACTGGAAAGCACGTTATGCAGGTCAAGACAACGCTTTAGGTAAAGCCAACGTTAGATTAATTGATTTAGATAAAGCAAATATCCTTGGAGTTGATGAGTCTGATCCTAATGCAAAAGACGATGTAATCGTTACAGAATTACACTTACCAGTAGGAAAGCCAGTATTATTCAAAATGCGTTCTCAAGACGTTTTACACTCGGCTTACATGCCTCACTTTAGAGCTCAAATGAACTGTGTACCAGGAATGATTACACAATTCAGTTTCACGCCAACTAAAACTACAGAAGAGATGCGTGAATTACCAGAAATCAAAGACAAAGTTGCAAATATTAATAAAATAAGAACTCAAAATAGTCAAGAGTTAATCGCTAAAGGTGAAGAAGCTTTAGAACCTTATGAGTTTGATTTCTTATTATTATGTAATAAAATCTGCGGAACATCTCACTACAACATGCAAATGAAGATAGTCGTAGAAACTCAAGAAGAATTTGACGCTTGGATGAAAGAACAAAAAGTGTTCGAAAATTCGTTAAATTTGTAA
- a CDS encoding cytochrome c oxidase subunit I, with product MSAHVEAHAHDDHGHHHKETFITKYIFSQDHKMIAKQYLITGLIMGVVGVLMSLMMRIQIAWPGEPNAFLETFLGKWAPDGVMSADIYLALVTIHGTIMVFFVLTAGLSGTFSNLLIPLQIGARDMASGFLNMVSYWLFFVSCVIMVASFFVEAGPAAAGWTIYPPLSALPMAQGGSGMGMTLWLTSMAIFIASSALGSLNYVVTVLNLRTKGMSMTRLPLTIWTFFVTAIIGIVSFPVLLSAALLLIMDRSFGTSFFLSDIFIQGEVLHYQGGSPVLFEHLFWFLGHPEVYIVLLPALGITSEIIATNSRKPIFGYRAMIASVLAIAFLSTIVWGHHMFVSGMNPFLGSVFTFTTLLIAIPSAVKAFNYITTLWKGNLQLNPAMLFSIGLVSTFITGGLTGIILGDSALDINVHDTYFVVAHFHLVMGISALYGFFAGVYHWFPKMFGRMMNKNLGYVHFWVTAVCAYGVFFPMHFIGMAGLPRRYYTNSAFPLFDDLSNVNVVITVFALVGGAFQIVFFYNFFSSIFYGKRAEQNPWKSNTLEWTTPVEHIHGNWPGEIPTVHRWAYDYSKPGHEDDFVPQDIPLKDGEEELQH from the coding sequence ATGTCAGCACACGTAGAAGCACATGCTCATGACGATCACGGTCATCACCATAAAGAGACCTTTATAACAAAATATATTTTTAGTCAAGATCATAAAATGATCGCAAAGCAGTATTTAATTACTGGACTAATTATGGGTGTTGTAGGTGTTTTAATGTCCTTAATGATGCGTATTCAAATCGCATGGCCAGGAGAACCAAATGCTTTTTTAGAGACATTTTTAGGTAAATGGGCTCCAGATGGTGTTATGAGCGCAGATATCTATTTAGCGTTAGTGACAATTCACGGTACTATAATGGTATTCTTCGTATTAACAGCAGGACTATCAGGTACGTTTAGTAATTTATTAATTCCATTACAAATTGGAGCAAGAGATATGGCTTCAGGATTCCTTAATATGGTATCTTATTGGTTGTTTTTTGTTTCATGTGTAATAATGGTTGCTTCATTTTTTGTTGAGGCTGGACCAGCAGCAGCAGGTTGGACAATTTATCCACCATTAAGTGCTTTACCTATGGCGCAAGGTGGATCAGGAATGGGTATGACATTATGGTTAACATCTATGGCTATATTTATTGCATCTTCTGCTTTAGGATCTCTTAACTATGTTGTAACTGTATTAAACTTACGTACAAAAGGTATGTCTATGACAAGATTACCTTTAACAATTTGGACATTTTTTGTAACAGCTATAATTGGTATCGTTTCATTCCCAGTATTATTATCAGCAGCTTTATTGTTGATTATGGATAGAAGTTTTGGAACATCATTCTTCTTATCAGATATTTTTATACAAGGAGAAGTATTACATTACCAAGGTGGATCACCAGTATTATTTGAACATTTATTTTGGTTCTTAGGTCATCCAGAAGTATACATTGTATTATTACCAGCTTTAGGTATAACTTCAGAAATTATTGCGACTAACTCACGTAAACCTATTTTTGGTTACCGTGCAATGATCGCTTCAGTATTAGCAATTGCATTCCTTTCTACAATAGTTTGGGGTCACCACATGTTTGTATCTGGTATGAATCCTTTCTTAGGATCTGTATTTACTTTCACAACGTTATTAATTGCTATTCCTTCTGCGGTTAAAGCTTTTAATTATATTACAACATTATGGAAAGGTAACTTGCAACTTAACCCTGCGATGTTATTCTCTATAGGATTAGTTTCAACTTTCATTACAGGAGGATTAACTGGTATCATATTAGGTGATAGTGCATTAGACATTAATGTACACGATACATACTTCGTAGTAGCTCACTTCCACTTAGTAATGGGTATATCTGCATTATACGGTTTCTTTGCTGGTGTTTACCACTGGTTTCCTAAAATGTTTGGAAGAATGATGAACAAGAATTTAGGATATGTTCACTTTTGGGTAACAGCAGTATGTGCTTACGGTGTATTCTTCCCAATGCATTTTATAGGTATGGCTGGATTACCAAGACGTTATTATACAAATAGTGCATTTCCTTTATTTGACGATTTATCTAATGTTAATGTTGTAATTACAGTATTTGCATTAGTAGGAGGAGCATTCCAAATCGTATTTTTCTATAACTTCTTCTCTAGTATTTTCTACGGAAAAAGAGCAGAACAAAACCCTTGGAAATCTAATACACTAGAATGGACTACTCCAGTAGAGCACATTCACGGTAACTGGCCTGGTGAAATACCAACAGTTCACAGATGGGCTTATGATTATAGTAAACCGGGACACGAAGATGATTTTGTACCTCAAGACATTCCATTAAAAGATGGAGAAGAAGAGTTACAACACTAA
- the ruvB gene encoding Holliday junction branch migration DNA helicase RuvB, with translation MNEHLDPTNDNFSSEEFDIEKTLRPLNFNDFTGQDQVLENLQVFVQAANQRSEALDHTLFHGPPGLGKTTLANILANELGVSIKITSGPVLDKPGDLAGLLTNLDERDVLFIDEIHRLSPIVEEYLYSAMEDYKIDIMIESGPNARTVQINLNPFTLVGATTRSGLLTAPMRARFGIQSRLQYYSTELLTTIIQRSADILNVPISMEAAIEVAGRSRGTPRIANALLRRVRDFAQIKGNGAIDIKIAKYALEALNVDAYGLDEMDNRILSTIIDKFKGGPVGITTIATAVSESAETIEEVYEPFLIQQGFIIRTPRGREVTELAYKHLGKIKGPIQGGLF, from the coding sequence ATGAATGAACATTTAGATCCTACAAACGATAATTTTTCTTCGGAAGAATTTGATATAGAAAAAACACTTAGACCCTTAAATTTTAATGATTTTACAGGTCAAGATCAAGTTTTAGAAAATCTTCAAGTTTTTGTTCAAGCAGCTAATCAACGCTCAGAAGCTTTAGATCACACTTTATTTCATGGTCCTCCAGGTTTAGGAAAAACGACATTAGCTAATATTTTAGCCAATGAATTAGGAGTTAGCATTAAGATTACTTCTGGACCAGTATTAGATAAACCAGGCGATCTTGCAGGACTTCTAACTAATTTAGATGAAAGAGATGTTCTTTTTATTGATGAAATACATAGATTAAGCCCAATTGTAGAAGAATATCTTTATTCTGCTATGGAAGATTATAAGATTGATATTATGATAGAATCTGGTCCTAACGCCAGAACTGTTCAAATTAATCTTAACCCATTTACTTTAGTTGGCGCAACTACTCGTTCAGGATTACTTACAGCACCAATGCGTGCTCGTTTTGGTATTCAAAGTAGGCTGCAATATTATAGTACCGAATTACTTACTACAATTATTCAAAGAAGTGCAGATATATTAAATGTACCAATCTCTATGGAAGCCGCAATAGAAGTTGCTGGTAGAAGTCGTGGTACACCTAGAATTGCTAATGCTTTGTTACGTAGAGTTAGAGATTTTGCACAAATAAAAGGTAACGGTGCAATAGATATTAAAATTGCAAAGTATGCTTTAGAGGCTTTAAATGTTGATGCCTATGGTTTAGATGAAATGGATAATCGCATCCTTTCTACTATTATTGATAAATTTAAAGGCGGACCAGTAGGTATAACTACTATTGCAACTGCTGTAAGTGAAAGTGCAGAAACTATTGAAGAAGTTTATGAGCCATTCTTAATTCAGCAAGGTTTCATTATTCGTACACCACGAGGAAGAGAAGTTACAGAGTTAGCATATAAACACCTTGGAAAAATTAAAGGACCAATACAAGGAGGATTATTCTAG